Proteins from a single region of Chitinophagales bacterium:
- a CDS encoding glycosyl transferase, with protein sequence MKIFYAVQATGNGHIARAIELLPYLRKHGKVDIFLSGNNANLQGGLTPSFVSKGLSLHYANNGGLDYGKMVKQFAIRRMLREAKSLPLKAYDLVINDFEPITALAAKRQKVPSIGFGHQASFQSDFVPRPIRKSTIGEWVLKHYAPATAYIGLHFEQYDDFIYGPVIKDAIEKAKPENHGHITVYLPHYQDQLLKNLFLQIPEYRFEIFSRNMQVVVEDRNIVFRPISNQHFTQSLIHCHGVLTGGGFETPAEALYLRKKLMVVPIRGQYEQQCNAAALQEMQVTVLKTINDQFLAEIHRWLEQTTIPPMIKPVSKEVIIDAVIERGMAIA encoded by the coding sequence ATGAAAATTTTTTACGCAGTTCAGGCAACTGGAAATGGTCATATCGCAAGGGCGATTGAACTCCTGCCTTATCTGCGCAAGCATGGAAAAGTAGATATTTTTCTTAGTGGCAATAACGCAAACTTGCAAGGTGGACTAACACCAAGCTTTGTAAGTAAAGGATTGAGTTTACACTATGCTAACAATGGTGGTTTAGACTATGGGAAAATGGTGAAGCAGTTCGCCATACGGAGAATGCTGCGTGAGGCAAAATCACTTCCATTAAAAGCCTATGATCTGGTTATTAATGATTTTGAACCCATTACGGCATTGGCAGCGAAACGCCAGAAAGTGCCGAGTATCGGCTTTGGACACCAAGCAAGTTTTCAGAGTGATTTTGTACCAAGGCCTATAAGGAAAAGTACAATAGGTGAATGGGTGCTCAAGCATTATGCACCTGCCACGGCCTATATTGGTCTGCATTTTGAGCAATATGATGATTTTATTTATGGTCCCGTAATCAAGGATGCTATTGAAAAAGCTAAGCCCGAGAATCATGGGCATATCACTGTTTATCTCCCACATTATCAAGATCAGCTACTCAAAAATCTGTTTCTACAAATCCCGGAATATCGCTTCGAGATATTCTCGCGAAATATGCAGGTTGTGGTTGAAGATAGAAATATTGTTTTTCGTCCAATCTCTAATCAGCATTTTACCCAAAGCCTGATTCATTGTCATGGTGTGTTAACCGGTGGTGGTTTTGAAACACCTGCAGAAGCATTGTATCTGAGAAAAAAACTGATGGTGGTACCTATTCGCGGTCAATACGAACAACAATGTAATGCGGCTGCTTTGCAAGAGATGCAAGTGACTGTGCTCAAAACAATCAATGATCAGTTTTTAGCTGAAATTCATCGTTGGCTAGAGCAAACAACTATTCCACCCATGATTAAGCCTGTTTCAAAGGAAGTAATTATTGATGCTGTTATAGAAAGAGGGATGGCTATTGCTTAG
- a CDS encoding amidohydrolase — protein MRSTGIILLLSLSTQLFSQQNTSPNKQAVLRSVQQHEQALIQLSDQVWSFAEIAMREHQSAKVLSDYAEKQGFRVTRNIAAIPTAFIAEYGSGKPIIGILGEFDALPGLSQKASSQKQALQPGAAGHGCGHNMFGAGSLGAAIAIKELIAAGKLKGTIRFYGTPAEEDLAGKVYMARAGVFNDLDVCLDWHPHYENLANMQSSQAVVSYTVKFKGKSAHAAADPWNGKSALDAAELFNIGMNFMREHVKPSVRIHYVYKQAGNVPNVIPDEASVWIWIRDSKRSGVAAVEARMKEVAKGAAMMTGTEVDFFMENGLYELLVNETGAKTLYQNMQLVGPIKYTPEEIRFADEIMRAYGDSARGIDGSIKPMEITRPDPDGGSTDVGDISYIVPEITLNAVTAPYKAPWHSWVVVACGGMSIGHKGMLFAAKSLGTTMVDLFEDEQLRKDIRAEFLKRKGNEVWKAMLPDGPPPVPKQ, from the coding sequence ATGAGATCAACAGGAATTATTTTGTTGCTAAGCCTATCTACACAGCTTTTTAGCCAGCAAAACACTTCACCCAACAAACAAGCTGTACTTCGCTCAGTTCAGCAGCATGAACAGGCACTGATTCAGCTGAGTGACCAAGTCTGGAGCTTTGCGGAAATTGCCATGCGCGAGCATCAATCGGCCAAAGTGTTATCGGATTATGCGGAAAAACAAGGGTTTCGTGTAACCAGAAACATAGCAGCAATTCCTACAGCTTTTATAGCTGAATATGGATCGGGCAAGCCGATCATCGGCATTCTCGGAGAATTTGATGCATTACCCGGTTTATCTCAAAAAGCCAGCAGTCAAAAACAAGCTTTACAGCCCGGCGCTGCCGGACATGGTTGCGGGCACAACATGTTTGGTGCAGGTAGTCTCGGTGCTGCCATCGCTATCAAAGAATTGATTGCTGCAGGAAAGTTGAAAGGAACCATTCGATTCTATGGTACACCCGCTGAAGAAGACCTAGCAGGAAAAGTTTATATGGCAAGGGCCGGTGTATTCAACGACCTGGATGTTTGTCTGGACTGGCATCCGCATTATGAGAACCTGGCCAATATGCAAAGTTCACAGGCAGTAGTGAGCTATACAGTCAAATTCAAAGGCAAATCAGCCCACGCAGCTGCAGATCCATGGAATGGTAAAAGCGCTTTGGACGCAGCAGAGTTATTCAATATCGGTATGAACTTTATGCGCGAGCATGTAAAACCCAGTGTACGCATTCATTATGTGTATAAGCAAGCTGGTAATGTACCAAATGTGATTCCGGATGAAGCCAGTGTGTGGATTTGGATTCGCGATTCGAAGAGAAGTGGCGTAGCAGCAGTAGAAGCTAGAATGAAGGAAGTAGCTAAAGGGGCAGCAATGATGACGGGCACAGAAGTGGATTTCTTTATGGAGAATGGCTTGTACGAATTACTGGTGAATGAAACCGGAGCCAAAACATTGTATCAGAATATGCAACTGGTTGGACCCATCAAATATACTCCTGAGGAAATACGCTTTGCCGATGAAATCATGCGTGCATATGGTGATTCTGCTAGAGGTATTGATGGCAGCATTAAGCCAATGGAAATCACCAGACCTGATCCTGATGGTGGTTCTACCGATGTAGGTGATATCAGTTATATCGTTCCGGAAATAACACTAAACGCCGTAACAGCACCTTACAAAGCGCCTTGGCACTCCTGGGTTGTGGTAGCCTGTGGAGGTATGAGTATTGGACACAAGGGTATGTTGTTTGCGGCAAAATCATTAGGCACCACTATGGTTGATTTGTTTGAGGACGAACAGCTCAGAAAAGATATCCGTGCAGAATTTCTGAAAAGAAAAGGTAATGAAGTCTGGAAAGCCATGCTCCCTGACGGACCACCACCTGTACCTAAGCAATAG